Proteins from a genomic interval of Haemophilus parainfluenzae T3T1:
- the rnhA gene encoding ribonuclease HI, whose product MQKQIEIFTDGSCLGNPGAGGIGIVLRYKQHEKHISKGYFKTTNNRMELRAVIEALNSLKEPCHVTLYSDSQYMKNGITQWIYNWKKNNWKASTGKAVKNQDLWIALDQAIQTHNIDWQWVKGHSGHRENEICDELAKQGAENPTFEDIGYEG is encoded by the coding sequence ATGCAAAAACAGATTGAAATTTTTACGGATGGATCTTGCCTAGGCAATCCGGGAGCCGGTGGCATAGGGATTGTCCTGCGCTATAAACAGCATGAAAAACATATTTCAAAAGGGTATTTCAAAACCACCAATAATCGCATGGAATTACGAGCTGTGATTGAGGCTTTAAATAGCTTAAAAGAGCCTTGCCATGTAACGCTTTATAGCGATAGCCAATATATGAAAAATGGCATCACGCAATGGATTTACAATTGGAAGAAAAACAATTGGAAAGCCAGCACGGGCAAAGCGGTAAAAAATCAGGATTTATGGATTGCGTTAGATCAGGCGATTCAAACCCATAACATTGATTGGCAGTGGGTGAAAGGCCATTCAGGCCATCGTGAAAATGAAATTTGTGATGAATTAGCCAAACAAGGCGCAGAAAATCCGACCTTCGAAGATATCGGTTACGAAGGCTAG
- the pmbA gene encoding metalloprotease PmbA, producing MKTAENLTALLKSQEQTLRDAVSFAIETAQKAGATAEVGVTKVSGLSVSTRLQEIENVEFTNDGALGISVYLGQQKGNASTSDLSEEAIKNTVEAALAIAKYTSPDDCTGLADKELMAFEAPDLALYHSANVDVEQATKLALEAEKSALEYDAKIVNSNGASFNSHTGVRVYGNTHGMLQSYLSSRYSLSCSVIGGELDQLENDYEYTVSREFDALSSADWVGQNCAKKVIARLNPQKLTTREVPVIFLNDVATGLISHLTGAISGGSLYRKSSFLLDHLGKQVLPDWFQISERPHLLKRLASTPFDSEGVRTQNLEIIQDGVLQTYLLTSYSGRKMGMQSTGHAGGIHNWLVKPNLTGGLTALLRQMGTGLLVTDVMGQGVNIVTGDYSRGAAGFWVENGEIQYPVAEITIAGQLQDMLKNIVAVADDIEHRSNIQTGSILLDKMKISGN from the coding sequence ATGAAAACAGCAGAAAATTTAACCGCACTTTTAAAATCTCAAGAGCAAACATTGCGAGATGCAGTCAGTTTTGCTATTGAAACCGCCCAGAAAGCGGGCGCCACCGCGGAAGTCGGTGTGACAAAAGTGAGTGGTTTATCGGTTTCAACCCGTCTGCAAGAGATTGAAAATGTTGAATTTACTAACGATGGGGCATTAGGTATTTCTGTTTATTTAGGCCAACAAAAAGGCAATGCCTCTACTTCAGATTTAAGTGAAGAAGCGATTAAAAACACCGTTGAAGCCGCACTTGCCATTGCAAAATATACCTCACCAGACGATTGCACAGGGCTCGCCGATAAAGAATTAATGGCTTTTGAAGCACCCGATTTAGCACTTTATCATAGCGCAAATGTTGATGTTGAACAGGCTACCAAATTAGCTTTAGAGGCTGAAAAATCAGCGTTGGAATACGATGCTAAAATCGTGAATAGTAACGGTGCAAGTTTTAATTCACATACTGGCGTGCGTGTTTATGGCAATACACACGGCATGCTACAAAGTTACTTATCTAGTCGTTATTCTTTATCTTGTTCGGTGATTGGTGGCGAGCTAGATCAACTTGAAAATGACTACGAATATACGGTTTCACGTGAGTTTGATGCACTTTCTTCAGCGGATTGGGTAGGGCAGAATTGTGCGAAAAAAGTGATTGCGCGTTTAAATCCACAAAAATTAACGACACGTGAAGTGCCGGTGATTTTCTTAAATGATGTGGCAACAGGATTAATTTCTCATTTAACGGGCGCGATTAGTGGCGGCAGCTTATATCGTAAATCCAGTTTCTTGCTCGATCATCTTGGAAAACAAGTATTGCCAGATTGGTTCCAAATTAGTGAGCGTCCGCATTTGTTAAAACGTTTAGCCTCCACGCCTTTTGATAGCGAAGGGGTTCGTACACAGAATCTTGAAATTATTCAAGATGGCGTATTGCAAACCTATTTGCTCACCAGTTACAGTGGTAGAAAAATGGGCATGCAAAGTACTGGTCATGCAGGTGGTATTCACAACTGGCTTGTAAAACCAAATTTAACGGGGGGATTGACCGCACTTTTACGCCAGATGGGCACTGGTTTATTGGTTACCGATGTCATGGGGCAAGGTGTAAATATTGTGACGGGGGATTATTCCCGTGGTGCAGCGGGTTTTTGGGTGGAAAATGGTGAAATCCAATATCCAGTTGCTGAAATTACCATTGCCGGTCAATTACAGGATATGTTGAAAAATATTGTGGCAGTAGCAGATGATATTGAACATCGATCCAATATTCAAACAGGTTCAATCTTGTTAGATAAGATGAAAATTTCAGGAAATTAA
- the tesB gene encoding acyl-CoA thioesterase II: MSDKLNQLIELLKLEKIDDLIFRGASEDLGFRQVFGGQVVAQSLSAAMQVAPPERVLHSCHAYFLAPGDSQYPIIYDVETLREGRNFSALRVKAIQHKNVICHVTASFQVPEEGFDHQSAMPEVPGPEQCIDEHEIMLKVAQTLPESLSEKFAQERPFQIHSRYLNNPFDGQELPPEQYAWFKTNGEAPLDLQTQQCLLAYFSDFHCILTALHPHGKGFLQKGMKVATIDHSIWFHRPFNLNNWHLHAIESNNAFAGRGLARGQIFAADGALIATTQQEGLIRYQE, from the coding sequence ATGTCGGATAAATTAAATCAACTCATCGAATTGTTAAAACTAGAAAAAATTGATGATCTTATCTTTCGTGGTGCAAGTGAAGACTTAGGTTTTCGTCAAGTGTTTGGCGGTCAAGTTGTAGCACAATCTCTTTCTGCTGCAATGCAAGTTGCCCCGCCGGAGCGCGTACTCCATTCCTGCCATGCTTACTTTTTAGCGCCTGGCGACAGTCAATACCCGATTATTTATGATGTAGAAACCTTACGTGAAGGACGCAACTTTTCTGCATTACGCGTAAAAGCCATTCAGCATAAAAATGTGATTTGCCACGTCACCGCCTCATTTCAAGTACCTGAAGAAGGCTTTGACCACCAATCAGCTATGCCGGAAGTGCCAGGCCCTGAGCAATGTATTGATGAACACGAAATCATGTTAAAAGTAGCGCAAACTTTACCTGAAAGCTTGAGTGAAAAATTTGCTCAAGAGCGACCATTTCAGATTCATAGCCGATATTTGAACAATCCATTTGATGGTCAAGAACTGCCGCCAGAACAATATGCTTGGTTTAAAACCAATGGAGAAGCACCATTAGATTTGCAGACGCAACAATGTCTTTTAGCGTATTTTTCTGATTTCCACTGTATTTTGACCGCACTTCACCCACACGGGAAAGGCTTTTTACAGAAAGGGATGAAAGTGGCCACGATCGACCACAGTATTTGGTTCCACCGCCCTTTCAATTTAAATAATTGGCACTTACATGCCATTGAAAGTAACAATGCTTTTGCAGGGCGTGGTTTAGCGAGAGGACAAATTTTTGCTGCAGATGGCGCATTAATTGCCACCACACAGCAGGAAGGTTTAATTCGTTATCAAGAATAA
- the pth gene encoding aminoacyl-tRNA hydrolase codes for MSEIKLIVGLGNPGDKYAETRHNAGEWLIERLARRFNVSLNAENKFFGYVGKTLINGKEVRFLVPTTFMNLSGKAVGALANFYRIKPEEILVLHDELDLPPGTVKLKQGGGHGGHNGLKDIVAQLGNSNNFYRLRIGIGHPGHRDLVSGFVLNKPAPAEREALDKALDEATDCIELLFKEGMVKATNRLNSFKI; via the coding sequence ATGTCTGAAATTAAACTCATCGTGGGGCTGGGAAACCCTGGCGATAAATATGCGGAAACCCGCCACAATGCAGGTGAATGGCTGATTGAGCGTTTGGCTCGTCGCTTTAATGTTTCGCTTAATGCAGAAAATAAATTCTTCGGTTATGTAGGAAAAACACTGATTAACGGCAAAGAAGTCCGTTTTTTAGTGCCAACGACGTTTATGAATTTGAGCGGAAAAGCCGTAGGGGCTCTTGCTAATTTTTATCGCATCAAACCAGAAGAAATTTTAGTGCTACACGATGAATTAGACTTACCGCCGGGCACCGTAAAACTCAAACAAGGTGGCGGACATGGCGGTCACAATGGTTTAAAAGATATCGTGGCTCAGCTTGGTAACAGCAACAATTTCTATCGTTTACGCATTGGCATTGGCCATCCTGGACACCGTGATTTAGTTTCAGGTTTTGTGCTTAACAAACCCGCACCAGCAGAAAGAGAAGCGCTCGATAAAGCTTTAGACGAAGCCACCGATTGCATTGAATTGCTTTTCAAAGAAGGCATGGTGAAAGCCACCAATCGCTTAAACAGTTTTAAAATTTAA
- the hpt gene encoding hypoxanthine phosphoribosyltransferase — protein MKKHHVDIMISEADVRSRIAELGAEITRFYQQKAIDKLIVVGLLRGSFMFMADLVRELKLPVEVEFMTTSSYGCGMTSNHDVKITKDLEGDIRNEHVLIVEDIIDTGYTLEKVRGILNLRDPASLAICTLLDKPSRREVEVPVEWIGFSIPDEFVVGYGIDYAQRYRNLGYIGKVVIDE, from the coding sequence ATGAAAAAACACCATGTCGATATTATGATTTCAGAAGCGGATGTCCGTAGTCGCATAGCTGAACTTGGCGCGGAAATTACGCGTTTTTATCAACAAAAAGCCATTGATAAACTGATTGTTGTCGGGCTTTTACGTGGTTCATTTATGTTCATGGCCGATCTCGTGCGTGAATTAAAATTACCAGTAGAAGTCGAGTTTATGACGACTTCAAGCTATGGTTGCGGAATGACAAGTAATCACGATGTGAAAATTACGAAAGATCTTGAAGGGGATATTCGTAATGAACACGTGCTAATTGTTGAGGACATTATTGATACGGGTTACACCCTTGAAAAAGTGCGTGGCATTTTAAATTTACGCGATCCTGCAAGCTTAGCGATTTGTACCTTGTTAGATAAACCTTCTCGCCGAGAAGTGGAAGTACCTGTTGAATGGATTGGTTTTTCTATTCCGGATGAATTTGTTGTCGGCTATGGCATTGATTACGCACAACGTTATCGCAATTTAGGCTATATTGGCAAAGTGGTTATAGACGAATAA
- the ychF gene encoding redox-regulated ATPase YchF: MGFKCGIVGLPNVGKSTLFNALTKAGIEAANYPFCTIEPNTGVVPMPDPRLDALAEIVKPERVLPTTMEFVDIAGLVAGASKGEGLGNKFLANIRETDAIGHVVRCFENDDIVHVAGKIDPLSDIETINTELALADLDSCERAIQRLQKRAKGGDKDAKFELSVMEKILPVLSEAGMIRSVPLDKDELLAIKSYNFLTLKPTMYIANVNEDGFENNPYLDKVREFAEKEGSVVVPVCAAIEAEIAELDDDEKIEFLQDLGIDEPGLNRVIRAGYALLNLQTYFTAGVKEVRAWTVSVGATAPKAAAVIHTDFEKGFIRAEVIAYDDFIQFKGENGAKEAGKWRLEGKDYIVQDGDVMHFRFNV, from the coding sequence ATGGGATTTAAATGTGGTATCGTTGGTTTGCCAAATGTCGGTAAATCTACCCTTTTTAATGCATTAACCAAAGCCGGGATCGAAGCGGCAAACTATCCGTTCTGTACCATCGAACCAAATACTGGCGTGGTACCAATGCCGGATCCGCGTTTAGATGCGTTAGCGGAAATTGTTAAACCTGAACGTGTGTTGCCAACCACCATGGAATTTGTGGATATCGCTGGCTTAGTTGCGGGTGCAAGTAAAGGTGAAGGCTTAGGAAATAAATTCCTAGCTAACATCCGTGAAACTGATGCGATTGGTCATGTTGTTCGTTGCTTTGAAAATGATGACATCGTGCACGTTGCAGGTAAAATCGATCCATTAAGCGATATCGAAACCATCAATACCGAATTAGCCCTTGCTGACTTAGACAGCTGCGAACGTGCCATCCAACGTTTACAAAAACGTGCTAAAGGTGGCGATAAAGACGCAAAATTTGAGCTTTCTGTGATGGAAAAAATCCTTCCTGTACTTTCTGAAGCAGGCATGATTCGTTCTGTTCCTTTAGATAAAGATGAGTTATTAGCAATTAAAAGCTATAACTTCCTCACATTAAAACCAACCATGTACATTGCGAACGTAAATGAAGACGGTTTTGAAAATAACCCGTATTTAGACAAAGTACGTGAGTTTGCAGAAAAAGAAGGCTCTGTTGTGGTGCCTGTATGTGCGGCGATTGAAGCAGAAATTGCTGAGCTTGATGACGATGAAAAAATCGAATTCTTACAGGATCTTGGCATTGATGAACCTGGTTTAAACCGTGTAATTCGTGCAGGTTATGCTTTATTAAATCTTCAAACCTACTTCACTGCAGGTGTGAAAGAAGTGCGCGCATGGACAGTTTCTGTTGGTGCAACCGCCCCTAAAGCGGCCGCTGTAATCCACACAGACTTTGAAAAAGGCTTCATCCGTGCAGAAGTGATTGCTTACGATGACTTCATCCAATTCAAAGGTGAAAACGGTGCAAAAGAAGCGGGTAAATGGCGCTTAGAAGGTAAGGACTACATCGTCCAAGATGGTGATGTCATGCACTTCCGCTTTAACGTATAA
- the yjgA gene encoding ribosome biogenesis factor YjgA, whose protein sequence is MAKRKKKEAFDWEDEDQEEIIWVSKSEIKRDAEDLKQLGEKLVNLTKANLTKVPLDDSLKDAIELAQRLQKEARRRQLQYIGKLLRSIDAEPIREALEKIENKHNQQQAMLHKLEILRDELVAKGDAALTDLLNEHPSADRQQLRNLIRAAQKEKEQNKPSKAYREIYQILKTLILED, encoded by the coding sequence ATGGCAAAACGTAAGAAAAAAGAAGCCTTTGATTGGGAAGATGAAGACCAAGAAGAGATTATTTGGGTAAGTAAAAGTGAAATCAAACGCGACGCTGAGGATTTAAAACAGCTCGGCGAGAAATTGGTGAACTTAACCAAAGCAAATCTGACTAAGGTTCCACTAGACGATAGCTTGAAAGATGCCATTGAATTAGCGCAACGTCTACAAAAAGAGGCGCGTCGTCGCCAATTGCAATACATCGGTAAGCTCTTACGCTCAATTGATGCAGAGCCTATTCGTGAAGCTTTAGAAAAAATTGAAAATAAACATAATCAGCAGCAAGCGATGTTGCATAAATTGGAAATCTTACGTGATGAATTAGTTGCGAAAGGTGATGCAGCACTGACTGATTTGTTAAATGAACATCCTTCTGCAGATCGCCAACAATTACGTAATTTGATTCGTGCAGCACAGAAAGAGAAGGAACAAAATAAGCCATCAAAAGCTTATCGCGAGATTTATCAGATCTTAAAAACACTCATTTTAGAAGACTAA
- a CDS encoding tetratricopeptide repeat protein produces the protein MKKRNIIFLLIPLITACGVNSFSASDRNDTQKLSAPKAFDPKRTQYSCETWTPPSPPDAESHLWYRAATLIHAKDGRRNKQELQNMIILYEAAASKGHYQAINNLYLLYTHVQGASGTLFDPLQKRARKWLHYGLDKNWAMANYWLFDALYEGNAGYSHNPKLGLAYLQKAVDLGVPLAQYDLAQIYDKRFKDYNTRELLLDCAARQGFSAAMRELSMIKEIRYGNLKESLLLMHNAVRQGSESGGKAALNLTMVYAKNKALMDKFIATPADPVREAAYAELEKALMGTGTKSGNTFYTFPRLDKVLPLPPAKTHWKGIYSAMSKEDAAFYQNPPDTAALAADILKRGIVKKEDIYWPPRKD, from the coding sequence ATGAAAAAACGTAATATCATTTTCTTACTTATCCCGCTAATTACTGCTTGCGGAGTAAATTCATTTTCAGCATCAGACCGTAACGATACTCAAAAGCTTTCTGCACCCAAAGCATTTGACCCCAAACGCACACAATATAGTTGTGAAACCTGGACACCACCTTCCCCGCCCGATGCCGAATCCCATCTTTGGTATCGTGCTGCCACTTTGATTCATGCCAAAGATGGACGCAGGAATAAACAGGAGCTGCAGAATATGATTATCTTGTACGAAGCGGCTGCATCAAAAGGACATTATCAGGCAATTAACAACCTCTACTTACTCTACACTCACGTACAAGGTGCAAGCGGTACATTGTTTGATCCTTTGCAGAAACGAGCACGTAAATGGCTGCATTATGGTCTGGACAAAAATTGGGCAATGGCAAACTATTGGCTGTTTGACGCTTTGTATGAAGGTAATGCAGGCTATAGCCATAATCCCAAACTTGGACTTGCCTACTTGCAAAAAGCAGTAGATTTAGGTGTGCCGCTGGCACAATATGATTTGGCGCAGATTTACGATAAACGATTTAAAGATTATAACACGCGTGAACTGCTGCTTGATTGCGCAGCTAGGCAGGGTTTTTCTGCTGCCATGAGAGAATTGTCCATGATTAAGGAAATCCGCTATGGTAATCTAAAAGAATCACTGTTGCTGATGCACAATGCGGTACGACAAGGTAGTGAAAGTGGAGGTAAGGCTGCCTTAAATCTGACAATGGTTTATGCCAAAAATAAGGCACTTATGGATAAATTTATTGCGACCCCTGCCGATCCTGTCCGCGAAGCAGCTTATGCCGAGTTGGAAAAAGCCCTTATGGGGACAGGTACCAAAAGTGGCAACACCTTCTATACCTTCCCACGCCTAGACAAAGTCCTCCCTCTTCCACCAGCCAAAACCCATTGGAAAGGCATCTACTCCGCAATGAGTAAAGAAGACGCAGCGTTCTACCAAAATCCGCCTGACACCGCCGCCCTTGCTGCCGATATTCTCAAACGCGGTATTGTCAAAAAAGAAGACATATATTGGCCACCGCGCAAGGATTAA
- the lptA gene encoding lipopolysaccharide transport periplasmic protein LptA, which translates to MKSTNNKILLLTALMMTSLSAFALKDDTNKPINIVSDNQSLDMENSVVTFTDNVVITQGSILIKANKVVITRPPENSGKKETVEAFGSPVTFHQQLDDGKPVDGRANKVHYDLGTEFLTLTGNAELKQLDSKINGERITYDVKKQQLKANGNGKSRVQTVLIPTQLQQKGKK; encoded by the coding sequence ATGAAATCAACAAACAATAAAATTCTGCTTTTAACGGCATTAATGATGACATCTTTGTCTGCTTTTGCGTTAAAAGACGATACCAATAAACCGATTAATATTGTCTCAGATAATCAATCTTTAGATATGGAAAACAGCGTCGTAACCTTTACGGATAACGTTGTAATTACGCAAGGTTCCATTTTGATTAAAGCCAATAAAGTAGTCATTACTCGCCCACCAGAAAATTCAGGTAAAAAAGAAACCGTCGAAGCATTTGGTAGCCCTGTTACCTTCCACCAGCAACTTGATGATGGTAAACCTGTTGACGGTAGAGCGAATAAAGTTCACTACGATTTAGGCACTGAATTCTTAACATTGACCGGTAATGCTGAATTAAAACAATTAGATAGCAAAATTAATGGTGAACGCATCACTTATGATGTGAAAAAACAACAGTTAAAAGCCAATGGTAATGGAAAATCGCGTGTGCAAACCGTCTTAATTCCAACCCAATTACAACAAAAAGGTAAAAAATAA
- the lptC gene encoding LPS export ABC transporter periplasmic protein LptC, with product MNIRWNIILGVIALALLGWYYSLNQDHGDLQSLIKKPDSPEYVGNKMETTVFSPEGKKQYLAISDKVEYYTQDGHTDFISPLVYLFDVSLDNKDKDTKTDKIQLEKQNWKLSAKKAKLTKDQMLYLEGGVVAESLDPLSRLQRVETEAAVINLKTQDITSDTQVKINGLNFNSSGLKLVGNLRQQVATLKEQVKTYYEINKQ from the coding sequence ATGAATATTCGTTGGAATATTATTTTAGGTGTCATCGCCTTGGCTTTATTAGGCTGGTATTATTCGCTTAATCAAGATCATGGCGATTTACAAAGCCTAATCAAAAAGCCTGATAGCCCAGAATACGTCGGTAATAAAATGGAAACCACTGTATTCTCGCCAGAAGGAAAAAAACAATATCTCGCGATTTCCGATAAGGTGGAATATTACACACAAGACGGTCATACGGATTTTATTTCGCCATTAGTCTATCTTTTTGATGTCTCTTTAGATAATAAAGACAAAGATACGAAAACCGATAAAATTCAATTAGAAAAACAAAATTGGAAGCTTAGCGCGAAAAAGGCAAAATTAACTAAAGATCAAATGCTCTATCTTGAAGGTGGTGTGGTTGCCGAGAGCCTTGATCCTTTATCTCGCCTACAACGTGTTGAGACCGAAGCCGCAGTGATTAATTTAAAGACACAAGACATTACTTCCGATACGCAAGTAAAAATTAACGGATTAAACTTTAACTCAAGTGGATTGAAGTTAGTCGGAAATTTACGTCAGCAAGTTGCAACTCTAAAGGAACAGGTAAAAACATATTATGAAATCAACAAACAATAA
- the der gene encoding ribosome biogenesis GTPase Der, with protein sequence MTTPVVALVGRPNVGKSTLFNRLTRTRDALVADFPGLTRDRKYGHANISGYDFIVIDTGGIDGTEEGVEEKMAEQSLLAIEEADVVLFLVDARAGLTAADIGIANYLRQRTNKTTVVVANKTDGIDADSHCAEFYQLGLGEIEQIAASQGRGVTQLMEQVLAPLAEKLQENEAENDRTSDEEEKDEWDHEFDFDSEEDTSLIDDALDEELEEEQDKNIKIAIVGRPNVGKSTLTNRILGEDRVVVYDMPGTTRDSIYIPMERDGQQYTLIDTAGVRKRGKVHLAVEKFSVIKTLQAIQDANVVLLTIDARENISDQDLSLLGFILNAGRSLVIVVNKWDGLDQDVKDRVKSELDRRLDFIDFARVHFISALHGSGVGNLFDSIKEAYACATQKMTTSLLTRILQMATDEHQPPMIGGRRIKLKYAHPGGYNPPIIVVHGNQMDKLPDSYKRYLSNYYRKSLKIIGSPIRLLFQEGSNPFAGRKNKLTPNQLRKRKRLMKFIKKAKR encoded by the coding sequence ATGACAACTCCTGTCGTTGCCTTAGTGGGTCGCCCAAACGTAGGCAAATCCACCCTATTCAACCGTTTAACCCGTACTCGCGATGCACTTGTCGCTGACTTTCCTGGCTTAACCCGAGATCGTAAATACGGTCATGCCAATATTTCTGGCTATGATTTTATTGTGATCGATACCGGCGGTATTGATGGCACAGAAGAAGGCGTTGAAGAAAAAATGGCAGAACAATCCTTATTAGCGATTGAAGAAGCCGATGTCGTGCTTTTCTTAGTGGATGCGCGCGCAGGTTTAACGGCTGCAGACATTGGTATTGCCAACTACTTACGCCAACGTACGAATAAAACAACCGTCGTGGTGGCAAACAAAACTGATGGTATTGATGCAGATTCACACTGTGCGGAATTCTATCAATTAGGCTTAGGTGAAATTGAACAAATTGCCGCATCACAAGGTCGTGGTGTAACCCAGTTAATGGAGCAAGTACTTGCCCCTTTAGCGGAAAAATTACAAGAAAACGAAGCAGAAAATGACCGCACTTCTGATGAAGAAGAAAAAGATGAATGGGATCACGAATTTGACTTCGATTCAGAGGAAGATACGTCATTAATTGATGACGCATTAGACGAAGAGCTTGAAGAAGAACAAGATAAAAATATCAAAATTGCGATTGTAGGCCGTCCAAACGTCGGTAAATCCACATTAACCAATCGTATTTTAGGTGAAGATCGCGTGGTGGTTTACGACATGCCAGGCACAACGCGTGACAGTATCTACATTCCGATGGAACGCGATGGGCAACAATACACCTTGATTGATACAGCGGGTGTGCGTAAACGTGGAAAAGTGCATTTAGCCGTTGAGAAATTCTCTGTCATTAAAACATTACAAGCGATTCAAGATGCAAACGTGGTGTTACTCACAATTGATGCGCGTGAAAACATTTCAGACCAAGATCTCTCTCTACTTGGCTTTATCTTAAATGCAGGACGCTCACTCGTGATCGTCGTGAATAAATGGGACGGCTTAGATCAAGATGTGAAAGATCGCGTCAAATCTGAATTAGATCGCCGTCTTGATTTCATCGACTTTGCCCGTGTGCATTTTATTTCTGCTTTACACGGCAGTGGCGTGGGGAATCTTTTTGATTCGATTAAAGAAGCTTATGCTTGTGCAACGCAAAAAATGACGACGTCCCTTCTCACCCGCATTTTACAAATGGCAACGGATGAGCATCAGCCACCAATGATTGGCGGGCGTCGCATTAAATTAAAATACGCTCACCCAGGTGGCTATAATCCACCAATTATCGTGGTGCATGGTAACCAAATGGATAAATTACCGGATTCATACAAACGTTATTTATCTAATTATTATCGTAAGAGTTTGAAAATTATTGGTTCGCCAATCCGCTTGCTATTCCAAGAAGGTTCAAACCCATTCGCGGGTAGAAAAAATAAACTCACACCAAACCAATTACGTAAACGTAAACGCTTGATGAAGTTTATCAAAAAAGCGAAACGCTAA
- a CDS encoding EamA family transporter encodes MNWVFFAIGSAFFAGLTAILGKLGVEGINSNLATFIRTIVVLLVTAGIISARNEWQLPQHIAAKPLTFLILSGVATGLSWLCYYRALQMAPASWVAPIDKLSVVIAIILGVVLLGEPLSMKLVIGSLLILSGVLVLAL; translated from the coding sequence ATGAATTGGGTATTTTTTGCCATTGGTTCAGCCTTTTTCGCTGGACTTACCGCTATTTTAGGCAAATTAGGCGTTGAAGGCATTAACAGCAATCTCGCGACCTTTATCCGTACGATTGTGGTTTTACTCGTTACAGCGGGTATCATTAGCGCCCGCAATGAATGGCAACTACCACAACATATTGCGGCAAAACCACTCACTTTTTTAATTCTTTCAGGTGTTGCTACGGGCCTATCTTGGCTTTGTTATTATCGCGCGTTACAAATGGCGCCCGCCTCTTGGGTTGCGCCCATTGATAAACTCAGTGTGGTGATAGCCATTATTTTAGGCGTGGTATTGTTAGGTGAACCCTTAAGTATGAAATTAGTCATAGGAAGTCTATTAATTCTCTCGGGCGTTTTAGTCTTAGCCTTATAG
- the dnaQ gene encoding DNA polymerase III subunit epsilon gives MINPDRQIVLDTETTGMNQIGAHYEGHCIIEIGAVEMINRKYTGNNFHIYIKPDRLVDPDAIKVHGITDEMLADKPDFKTIAQDFIEYIRGAELLIHNAPFDVGFMDYEFRKLGLDIKTTDICLVTDTLQMARQMYPGKRNSLDALCDRLGIDNSKRTLHGALLDAEILADVYLSMTGGQTSLFDEDHADISIIQAGANMQDRQSTVNFSQNLKVLQPTDDEIQAHLDFLKLVNKKSDGKCFWSIRTSDETSH, from the coding sequence ATGATAAATCCGGATCGCCAAATTGTACTAGATACTGAAACCACCGGTATGAACCAAATTGGCGCACATTACGAAGGACATTGCATTATTGAAATTGGCGCGGTGGAAATGATCAACCGCAAATATACGGGCAATAATTTTCACATTTATATTAAGCCGGATCGTTTGGTTGATCCTGATGCCATTAAAGTTCACGGTATTACGGATGAAATGCTTGCGGATAAACCGGATTTCAAAACGATTGCACAGGACTTTATTGAATATATTCGTGGTGCCGAACTGCTGATTCACAACGCCCCCTTCGACGTGGGCTTTATGGACTATGAATTCCGTAAACTCGGGTTAGATATCAAAACGACCGACATTTGCCTCGTCACTGATACGTTGCAAATGGCGCGCCAAATGTACCCGGGAAAACGTAATAGCTTAGATGCCTTGTGTGATCGTTTAGGCATTGATAACAGCAAACGAACACTCCACGGTGCGTTACTGGATGCGGAGATTTTAGCCGACGTTTATTTGTCCATGACGGGCGGGCAAACCAGTCTATTTGATGAAGATCATGCGGATATTTCAATTATCCAAGCTGGTGCCAATATGCAAGATCGTCAAAGTACGGTCAATTTTTCGCAAAATTTAAAAGTGTTACAACCCACTGATGATGAAATCCAAGCCCATTTGGATTTCCTTAAATTGGTCAATAAAAAAAGCGACGGCAAATGTTTTTGGTCTATTCGTACGAGTGACGAAACCTCACATTAA